The Micromonospora violae DNA segment GCTGGTCGCCCGGACCGCGGCCGAGTCGGAGGAGAGCGCCGAGGGGCGTCGCCGCAACGGCCGGGTCAAGCACGACACGGTACGCGCGATCGTGCACTCCACGGCCCGTGGTCGGGTGCTGCTGTTGACCAGCGCCGGTCGGGCGTTCAAGGTCGACGTCCTGCCGCTGCCGGTGCTGCCCGAGCAGGCCGGCACGGTGTCACTGCGCGGCGGCATGTCGGCGGCCGAGTTGGTGCCGTTGGCGGCCGGGGAGACCGTCGTCGGCCTGGCCCCGCTGGGCGCGCAGGCGGAGGGCTCGCCGGGGCTCGCGCTGGGCACCCGGCAGGGTGCGGTGAAGATCTGCGCGCCGGAGTGGCCGGTGCGTTCCGACGAGTTCGAGGTGATCGGTCTGCGCGACGGTGACGAGGTGGTCGGGGCGACCTGGCTGACCGACGGCACCGAGACGCTGACCTTCGTCACCTCGGAGGCGTCGCTGTTGCGCTTCCCCGCCACGTTGGTCCGTCCGCAAGGGCTCAAGGGCGGCGGGATGGCCGGCATCAACCTGCCGGCCGGGGCGCGGGTGGCGTTCTTCGGCGCGGTCCGCACGGACGATCCGGTGCACGGCGAGCCGATGGTGGTGACCTCCACCGGGGCGACGGTCAAGGTGACGCCGTTCAAGGCGTACCCGGCGAAGGGGCGGGCGACCGGCGGCGTGCGCGCGCACCGCTTCCTCAAGGGTGAGACGGACGTGGCCGTCGCCTGGGTGGGCCCGCGACCGGTCGGCGCGACCGCCACCGGCGACCCGGTGGAACTGCCCGCCGCGGATCCCCGCCGCGACGGCAGCGGCTTCGCGGTCATGCTCGGCCCAACGGTGGTAGGCCACCTCATCGAACGCGACTGACCCGCAGGCCCACACCTGCGTCGATCATGACGTTGTTGCCCGGACACTCCGGTGTTCCGGGCAACAACTTCATGGTCAACCAACTCGCTGGGTGCGCGGTATGGTGAGGGCCTTGTTCCCGGTGATGGTTCGGGTGCACCGCTAAGCACCTTCCCGATGATGTCTGTTCTGTCCGGCGGAGTCGCCGGCGCGGCGTGAGCGCCGCTATCCGGGTCCGGCCGAGGCGTGAGCTGCGCGCCGCCCGCCGGCCCCGGCCGCACCGCTGCTGGGGTCACCTGATCGCCGCGCCACTCTGGCCGATGCACGGCGCGAACCTGGGCACCCTGTTACGTACCTGCGACGCGGTCGGCGCCTGCCTCGCCGTGCCACCGTTCCGCTGGGTGGACGAGGCCATCGCGCGGGGAAACACGTTGCGGCGGCCGGGCTGCGTTCACCGGGTCGGCAGTCCGCTGCGCTGGCTGGCCGCCGAAC contains these protein-coding regions:
- a CDS encoding TrmH family RNA methyltransferase, encoding MSAAIRVRPRRELRAARRPRPHRCWGHLIAAPLWPMHGANLGTLLRTCDAVGACLAVPPFRWVDEAIARGNTLRRPGCVHRVGSPLRWLAAERAAGTRVLGVELADEAVRLGDLPAARGRTVVLLGHEATGIPPEALDHLDAAVEIPMVGHGHSLNVAVAGSLVLYKLAGLL